In one Streptomyces venezuelae genomic region, the following are encoded:
- a CDS encoding cation-translocating P-type ATPase has translation MTASAPAPAPGHRPPPARTAAWHADSAESVAARLGVDPAVGLDAGQVAARLAEDGPNALPEERPPSGLRRFLGQYTSYMQIILVCAAVVSLAVQEWGTAVVLTALTVLNAVIGIRQEGKAESAMNALKAMTKSTARVRRDGTEARVPAEELVVGDVVLLTAGDEVPADGRLIEANALQIDESALTGESVPAAKDATPVRVAPDVEPTPADLTDMAFMNTPVTHGSAVLVVTAVGSGTELGRIAGMLSTTPRTESPLTKELNRLTLWIVGAAGLTMFMMFVLGRQRGEPWDMLFISAVSLAIAAVPEALPTVTQTILSLGGLELARRHAIVKDLPSVETLGFTSAINSDKTGTLTLNQMTVVEVVDPYDRYTVSGTGYGLEGRIQHAAGTSPSIEGAILPYLVASDATLVDGKVVGDPTEGALLVLGHKAGLDVDATRARLPRLATLPFDPAYKLMATFHEARDPQGRTVVRCFVKGAAPAVLARASTALSYGAAVPFDKALSERAQGELERMERAGHRVMAAATRDLDPAEFTPDGDLLPLMTELTVTSLVGMVDPPRTESRDAVAAAQAAHIRVRMVTGDDVITGAAVAEQIGIPGEAVLGTEFAALTERERLARIDDIGVVGRVAPEHKVLLAETLKKKGDVVAMTGDGVNDAPAVKAADIGIAMGSGTEVTRNAGRMILADDNFATIVHAVEQGRKIYDNLTKYIRFVLVLLVAFVLTFLGATLFDIADGEPFTPAQVLWIHFFVNAAFGFALGFDRVSAGLMSRRPRPRGEPVMTGGLMLTVGLVGTALTVGLLGMIKLGETRFDSLAVGNSIAFTTFALCLLVAALECRDQTGTVFTADSFDSKQLNWTLLGEFLLAVAVTQTDVFNRLLDTTPLTIGQFGWALLPALALLGLWELGKFAARRRLRPPS, from the coding sequence ATGACGGCATCCGCACCCGCGCCCGCACCCGGACACCGCCCGCCCCCGGCCCGGACCGCCGCCTGGCACGCGGACTCCGCCGAGTCGGTGGCCGCGCGCCTCGGCGTCGATCCGGCCGTCGGCCTGGACGCCGGGCAGGTGGCCGCGCGGCTGGCCGAGGACGGCCCCAACGCGCTGCCGGAGGAGCGGCCGCCGTCCGGGCTGCGGCGGTTCCTCGGCCAGTACACCTCGTACATGCAGATCATCCTCGTCTGCGCCGCCGTGGTGTCCCTCGCCGTCCAGGAGTGGGGGACCGCGGTGGTCCTCACGGCGCTGACCGTGCTGAACGCGGTCATCGGGATACGTCAGGAGGGCAAGGCGGAGAGCGCCATGAACGCCCTCAAGGCGATGACGAAGTCGACGGCGCGGGTGCGGCGCGACGGCACCGAGGCCAGGGTCCCCGCGGAGGAACTCGTCGTCGGGGACGTCGTCCTCCTCACCGCGGGGGACGAGGTGCCCGCCGACGGGCGGCTCATCGAGGCGAACGCCCTGCAGATCGACGAGTCCGCCCTGACCGGGGAGAGCGTGCCCGCCGCCAAGGACGCCACGCCGGTGCGGGTGGCGCCGGACGTCGAGCCGACGCCGGCCGACCTCACCGACATGGCGTTCATGAACACCCCGGTGACGCACGGCAGCGCCGTCCTCGTCGTCACCGCCGTCGGGTCCGGCACCGAACTGGGCCGGATCGCGGGGATGCTGTCGACCACACCGCGTACGGAGTCGCCGCTCACCAAGGAGCTGAACCGGCTGACGCTGTGGATCGTGGGGGCCGCGGGCCTGACGATGTTCATGATGTTCGTCCTCGGCAGGCAGCGTGGCGAGCCGTGGGACATGCTGTTCATCAGCGCGGTCTCCCTGGCGATCGCCGCCGTCCCCGAGGCGCTGCCCACGGTGACACAGACGATCCTCTCCCTCGGCGGCCTCGAACTCGCCCGCAGGCACGCCATCGTCAAGGACCTGCCCTCGGTCGAGACCCTGGGCTTCACCTCGGCGATCAACTCCGACAAGACCGGCACGCTGACGCTCAACCAGATGACCGTCGTGGAAGTCGTCGACCCCTACGACCGCTACACGGTCTCCGGCACCGGCTACGGCCTGGAGGGCCGCATCCAGCACGCCGCCGGTACGTCCCCGAGCATCGAGGGCGCGATCCTCCCGTACCTCGTCGCGAGCGACGCGACCCTCGTGGACGGCAAGGTGGTGGGGGACCCGACCGAAGGCGCCCTGCTCGTGCTCGGCCACAAGGCGGGGCTCGACGTCGACGCCACGCGCGCCCGGCTGCCGCGCCTCGCCACGCTGCCGTTCGACCCCGCGTACAAGCTGATGGCCACCTTCCACGAGGCACGGGACCCGCAGGGCCGCACGGTCGTGCGCTGCTTCGTCAAAGGTGCCGCGCCCGCCGTGCTGGCACGCGCGTCCACGGCCCTGTCGTACGGCGCCGCCGTCCCCTTCGACAAGGCCCTGAGCGAGCGCGCGCAGGGCGAACTGGAGCGCATGGAGCGGGCCGGACACCGGGTGATGGCCGCCGCGACCCGTGACCTCGACCCCGCGGAGTTCACCCCGGACGGGGACCTCCTGCCGCTGATGACGGAGCTGACGGTGACCAGCCTCGTCGGCATGGTCGACCCGCCGCGCACCGAGTCCCGGGACGCCGTCGCCGCCGCGCAGGCCGCCCACATCCGGGTCCGCATGGTCACCGGCGACGACGTCATCACCGGCGCCGCCGTCGCCGAGCAGATCGGCATCCCGGGCGAGGCGGTCCTCGGCACCGAGTTCGCGGCGCTGACCGAGCGTGAGCGGCTGGCCCGCATCGACGACATCGGCGTCGTCGGACGCGTCGCCCCCGAACACAAGGTGCTGCTCGCGGAGACCCTCAAGAAGAAGGGCGACGTCGTCGCCATGACCGGCGACGGGGTCAACGACGCCCCGGCCGTGAAGGCCGCGGACATCGGCATCGCCATGGGCTCCGGCACGGAGGTCACGCGGAACGCCGGACGCATGATCCTCGCCGACGACAACTTCGCCACGATCGTCCACGCGGTCGAGCAGGGCCGCAAGATCTACGACAACCTCACCAAGTACATCCGGTTCGTGCTCGTGCTGCTCGTCGCCTTCGTGCTGACGTTCCTCGGCGCGACGCTCTTCGACATCGCCGACGGGGAGCCCTTCACGCCCGCGCAGGTGCTGTGGATCCACTTCTTCGTCAACGCGGCGTTCGGCTTCGCCCTCGGCTTCGACCGGGTCAGCGCGGGGCTGATGAGCCGCCGTCCGCGCCCGCGCGGCGAACCCGTGATGACGGGCGGCCTGATGCTGACCGTCGGACTCGTCGGGACGGCCCTGACCGTCGGGCTGCTCGGCATGATCAAGCTCGGCGAGACGCGGTTCGACAGCCTCGCCGTCGGCAACTCCATCGCCTTCACGACGTTCGCGCTGTGCCTGCTCGTCGCCGCCCTCGAATGCCGCGACCAGACGGGCACGGTCTTCACCGCCGACTCCTTCGACAGCAAACAGCTGAACTGGACGCTCCTCGGGGAGTTCCTCCTCGCCGTCGCCGTGACCCAGACGGACGTCTTCAACCGGCTCCTCGACACCACACCGCTGACCATCGGCCAGTTCGGCTGGGCCCTCCTGCCCGCTCTCGCGCTCCTCGGCCTGTGGGAGCTCGGCAAGTTCGCCGCGCGCCGACGGCTCCGTCCCCCGTCGTGA
- a CDS encoding RDD family protein: MNGGAAAPDGPWQARGKPAGLVSRLAAGCVDALVVALLGVLLHLGASALVLVVTGPPFRSLDPPAWVTAVCGTVLVLGYAAGSWVTTGRTAGGQVMGLRVSSRSGRLLRVAPAVLRAALCLALPAGLLWIPLSRRNASVQDLLVRSTVVYDWTPRSPAVSAYRRGAPNP, translated from the coding sequence GTGAACGGCGGCGCGGCGGCCCCGGACGGGCCCTGGCAGGCGCGGGGGAAGCCCGCGGGCCTCGTCTCGCGGCTCGCCGCCGGGTGCGTCGACGCGCTGGTCGTGGCGCTGCTCGGGGTGCTCCTGCACCTGGGGGCGTCCGCGCTCGTGCTCGTGGTGACCGGTCCGCCGTTCCGCAGCCTCGACCCGCCCGCGTGGGTCACGGCCGTGTGCGGCACGGTCCTCGTCCTCGGCTACGCGGCGGGCAGCTGGGTCACGACGGGGCGCACCGCAGGGGGCCAGGTGATGGGGCTGCGGGTGAGCTCCCGCTCGGGGCGGCTGCTGAGGGTCGCGCCCGCGGTGCTGCGGGCCGCGCTCTGCCTCGCGCTCCCCGCGGGCCTGCTGTGGATCCCCCTGAGCCGCCGCAACGCCTCCGTCCAGGACCTCCTGGTACGCAGCACGGTGGTCTACGACTGGACCCCGCGCAGCCCGGCGGTCTCCGCGTACCGCAGAGGCGCCCCGAACCCGTAG
- a CDS encoding MFS transporter, producing MADHTAPSGAAEGGPRHVLLPLALAQFICSFAGSNMNVMINDISEDLDTTVQGVQTAITIFLLVMAALMIPGGKLTDRYGRKRCFQAGLAVYGVGALLSAFAPGLGLLILGNSVLEGIGTALLIPPVYILATLLFTGVTARARAFGAIMAMGGIGAAAGPLIGGLITTAVSWRAAFVFQALIVGSILLLSRRVPDPLPADPTASFDVRGTVLSAVGLIVLVTGILAVDDNAWLAVGLLAAGALVLVWFFRSARAMERAGKEPLLSTGLFHNRTSNLGLITQHVQWLVLMGVSFVVAAYLQVVRGHNAIETGVIFTAATVGLLASSLAAERFARRRAQRTLITAGFALTLGGIVVLLVMSGGAASAWASSPGLFLIGVGLGVMLTPSVNIVQSSFAEDEQGEISGLSRSVSNLGSSVGTAVAGTILVADPAHAYAAAMITLAALGLVGLGAATLLPGGSAPNVSTTRAAGAGG from the coding sequence ATGGCCGACCACACCGCCCCGTCGGGAGCGGCCGAAGGAGGACCGCGCCACGTCCTGCTGCCCCTCGCCCTCGCCCAGTTCATCTGCAGCTTCGCCGGCTCCAACATGAACGTGATGATCAACGACATCAGCGAGGACCTGGACACCACGGTGCAGGGCGTCCAGACCGCCATCACGATCTTCCTTCTCGTGATGGCGGCCCTGATGATCCCCGGCGGGAAACTCACCGACCGCTACGGCCGCAAGCGCTGCTTCCAGGCGGGCCTCGCCGTGTACGGAGTGGGCGCCCTGCTCAGCGCGTTCGCGCCCGGACTCGGCCTGCTCATCCTCGGCAACTCCGTCCTGGAGGGCATCGGCACGGCCCTGCTCATCCCGCCCGTGTACATCCTCGCCACGCTGCTGTTCACCGGCGTCACCGCACGGGCCCGCGCCTTCGGCGCCATCATGGCGATGGGCGGCATCGGCGCGGCCGCGGGGCCGCTGATCGGCGGGCTCATCACCACGGCGGTCAGCTGGCGCGCGGCCTTCGTGTTCCAGGCCCTCATCGTCGGCTCCATCCTGCTGCTGAGCCGTCGCGTGCCGGATCCGCTGCCCGCCGACCCCACCGCGTCCTTCGACGTCCGCGGCACGGTGCTCAGCGCCGTCGGGCTCATCGTCCTGGTGACCGGCATCCTGGCCGTCGACGACAACGCGTGGCTGGCCGTCGGGCTGCTCGCCGCGGGGGCGCTGGTCCTCGTCTGGTTCTTCCGCTCGGCACGCGCGATGGAGCGGGCGGGCAAGGAACCGCTCCTGTCGACCGGCCTCTTCCACAACCGCACCTCCAACCTGGGCCTGATCACCCAGCACGTGCAGTGGCTCGTCCTGATGGGGGTGTCGTTCGTCGTCGCCGCCTACCTCCAGGTCGTCCGCGGCCACAACGCCATCGAGACCGGCGTGATCTTCACGGCGGCCACGGTGGGCCTGCTCGCCTCGTCCCTGGCCGCCGAGCGCTTCGCCCGGCGCCGCGCCCAACGGACGCTCATCACCGCCGGGTTCGCCCTCACCCTGGGCGGCATCGTCGTCCTGCTCGTCATGTCGGGCGGCGCCGCGAGCGCCTGGGCCTCGTCCCCCGGGCTCTTCCTCATCGGGGTGGGCCTCGGGGTGATGCTGACCCCGTCGGTCAACATCGTCCAGTCGAGCTTCGCCGAGGACGAGCAGGGCGAGATATCCGGCCTGTCCCGCAGCGTGTCGAACCTGGGCTCGTCCGTGGGCACCGCCGTCGCGGGCACCATCCTCGTCGCCGACCCGGCCCACGCGTACGCCGCCGCGATGATCACCCTCGCCGCCCTCGGCCTGGTCGGCCTCGGCGCGGCGACACTGCTGCCGGGCGGCTCGGCCCCGAACGTTTCGACGACGCGGGCCGCCGGGGCCGGGGGTTGA
- a CDS encoding alpha-amylase, with product MTGLPAQPVVHEVNTRVWLRELQRRTGSRTGLADVPKDAWDHITPHGVDAVWLMGVWERSPAGRAIALRDASLRDAFARAVPDIADDEIAGSPYCIRRYEADAALGGAEGLAVARAELDRRGVGLLLDYVPNHVAPDSPWVTEHPEYFVRGTAEDLRRDPAAFLDTGTDVYARGRDPFFPPWPDVVQLDAFAPALRAATARVLTDIGSVCDGVRCDMAMLLMNDVFARTWGQYAGVAPQEEFWPAVFADVRRRHPAMVFAAEAYWDLEWALQQQGFDFCYDKRLYDRIVHEDAESVRQHLRAPVDYQRRLVRFLENHDEPRAAHTLPADKERAAAVVIATLPGATLWHEGQFTGRRTQLPVFLDRGPDEEPDTELRAFHERLLAAVHKSGMREGSWRLLDSEGWPDNPSHRSVLAWSWTGARGRFAVAVNLSGQSAQARIRLPWPELGGRPARLTDLLDGSRHARSGDELTDPGLYVDLAPWGTHVFAVTADSGT from the coding sequence ATGACCGGGCTGCCCGCACAACCCGTCGTGCACGAAGTGAACACCCGGGTGTGGCTGCGCGAGCTCCAGCGGCGCACCGGCTCCCGCACCGGCCTCGCCGACGTCCCCAAGGACGCCTGGGACCACATCACCCCGCACGGCGTCGACGCCGTCTGGCTCATGGGGGTGTGGGAGCGCAGCCCCGCGGGCCGCGCCATCGCCCTGCGCGACGCGTCGCTGCGGGACGCGTTCGCGCGGGCGGTGCCGGACATCGCCGACGACGAGATCGCCGGGTCGCCGTACTGCATCCGCCGCTACGAGGCCGACGCGGCCCTGGGCGGCGCCGAGGGGCTCGCCGTGGCCCGCGCCGAACTCGACCGGCGCGGCGTCGGGCTGCTGCTCGACTACGTGCCGAACCACGTGGCGCCCGACAGCCCCTGGGTGACCGAGCACCCCGAGTACTTCGTCCGTGGCACCGCCGAGGACCTGCGGCGCGATCCGGCCGCGTTCCTCGACACCGGAACCGACGTGTACGCGCGTGGCCGGGACCCGTTCTTCCCGCCCTGGCCCGACGTCGTCCAGCTCGACGCCTTCGCGCCCGCCCTGCGCGCCGCCACCGCCCGGGTCCTCACCGACATCGGCAGCGTCTGCGACGGGGTGCGCTGCGACATGGCGATGCTGCTCATGAACGACGTGTTCGCCCGCACCTGGGGGCAGTACGCGGGGGTCGCGCCCCAGGAGGAGTTCTGGCCGGCCGTGTTCGCCGACGTCCGGCGCCGCCACCCGGCCATGGTCTTCGCCGCCGAGGCGTACTGGGACCTCGAATGGGCCCTCCAGCAACAGGGATTCGACTTCTGCTACGACAAGCGGCTCTACGACCGCATCGTGCACGAGGACGCGGAATCCGTCCGCCAGCACCTCCGGGCGCCGGTGGACTACCAGCGCCGTCTCGTACGGTTCCTGGAGAACCACGACGAGCCGAGGGCCGCGCACACGCTGCCCGCGGACAAGGAGCGCGCGGCGGCCGTCGTCATCGCCACACTGCCCGGGGCCACGCTGTGGCACGAGGGCCAGTTCACGGGCCGCCGCACCCAGCTGCCCGTCTTCCTGGACCGCGGGCCCGACGAGGAACCCGACACCGAGCTGCGCGCCTTCCACGAACGGCTCCTGGCCGCCGTCCACAAGAGCGGGATGCGCGAGGGCAGTTGGCGGCTGCTCGACAGCGAGGGATGGCCCGACAACCCCAGCCACCGCTCCGTGCTCGCCTGGAGCTGGACCGGCGCCCGCGGACGGTTCGCCGTGGCCGTGAACCTCTCCGGGCAGTCCGCGCAGGCCAGGATCCGGCTGCCCTGGCCCGAACTGGGCGGGCGCCCGGCCCGGCTGACCGACCTCCTGGACGGCTCACGCCACGCACGCTCCGGCGACGAGCTGACCGACCCCGGTCTCTACGTCGACCTCGCCCCCTGGGGCACCCACGTGTTCGCCGTCACCGCCGACAGCGGCACCTGA
- a CDS encoding MGH1-like glycoside hydrolase domain-containing protein, with product MSTGTSSERIGPRGDEEGRWRLWGPYLSERQWGTVREDYSENGDAWSYFPHDHARSRAYRWGEDGLGGICDEKQRLCFALALWNGRDPILKERAFGLTNGEGNHGEDVKEYYFYLDSTPSHSYLRYLYKYPQAEFPYEDLVATNRERGRGDFEYELLDTGVFADNRYFDVTVEYAKAAHDDVLARVTVDNRGPDEATVHVLPTLWFRNTWSWTEDGDEKPGISAAESPAGTVALTATHPALGGYELRFGDRVPLLFTENETNNERLFGSPNASAYTKDGIGRHVVNGEIGAVNPARHGTKAAAHWTLTLPPGGSTTLRMRLAPAGSQPSLGRGFDSVFAARIAEADGFYDELAPKSAGEDERRVMRQAFAGMLWSKQYYCFDLETWLAEHGLAPWSLPRGDDTRNREWFHMVSDDIISMPDKWEYPWFAAWDLAFHAVALSMVDTGFAKEQLELLTRDAYLHPNGQLPAYEWNFGDVNPPVHAWAAYFVYMMEERISGHADRAFLERTFQKLLTNFTWWVNRKDPTGRNVFQGGFLGLDNIGVFDRSAPLPTGGQLEQADGTAWMALYCQAMLQIALELVEHNPAYEDLVLKFVEHYLWISAAMDRVGDLDDGMWDEEDGFYYDVLRLPDGQAVRLKVRSMVGLLPLCASTVFRPSQLAKVSGLRERLHRFATRHPSLSATLASARAGSTGGPRLLSVMDEKKLLRVLERMLSEDEFLGPYGLRALSRHHAEHPYTFWVNGEQHQVSYVPAESDSGMFGGNSNWRGPVWFPVNALVVRALLNLYGFYGDDLTVECPSGSGVRMTLYEVAEEISRRLGATFLRGPDGRRPVYGGQETFQNDPHWRDLISFHEYFHGDNGAGIGAAHQTGWTGLVAPLMMIFGSLGPRDFLADPGEGTS from the coding sequence ATGAGCACAGGCACGAGCAGCGAACGGATCGGCCCGAGGGGCGACGAGGAAGGCCGGTGGCGGCTCTGGGGGCCCTACCTGAGCGAGCGCCAGTGGGGCACGGTCCGCGAGGACTACAGCGAGAACGGCGACGCGTGGTCGTACTTCCCGCACGACCACGCCCGGTCCCGCGCCTACCGCTGGGGGGAGGACGGTCTCGGCGGGATCTGCGACGAGAAGCAGCGGCTCTGCTTCGCCCTCGCGCTGTGGAACGGCCGCGACCCCATCCTCAAGGAGCGCGCCTTCGGCCTCACCAACGGCGAGGGCAACCACGGCGAGGACGTGAAGGAGTACTACTTCTACCTCGACAGCACGCCCAGTCATTCGTACCTGCGCTACCTGTACAAGTACCCGCAGGCCGAGTTCCCCTACGAAGACCTCGTGGCCACCAACCGGGAGCGCGGGCGCGGCGACTTCGAGTACGAACTCCTCGACACCGGCGTGTTCGCCGACAACCGCTACTTCGACGTGACCGTCGAGTACGCCAAGGCCGCGCACGACGACGTCCTCGCCCGCGTCACCGTCGACAACCGCGGGCCCGATGAAGCCACCGTGCACGTCCTGCCGACGCTGTGGTTCCGCAACACCTGGTCGTGGACCGAGGACGGCGACGAGAAGCCCGGGATCTCCGCCGCCGAGAGCCCCGCCGGAACCGTGGCCCTCACCGCGACCCACCCCGCACTCGGCGGCTACGAACTCCGTTTCGGCGACCGGGTGCCGCTGCTCTTCACGGAGAACGAGACGAACAACGAGCGCCTCTTCGGCTCCCCCAACGCATCGGCGTACACCAAGGACGGCATCGGCCGGCACGTCGTGAACGGGGAGATCGGGGCCGTCAATCCGGCGCGGCACGGCACCAAGGCGGCCGCCCACTGGACCCTCACCCTGCCCCCGGGCGGCTCGACGACCCTGCGGATGCGGCTCGCGCCCGCCGGCTCGCAGCCCTCGCTCGGCCGCGGCTTCGACTCGGTCTTCGCCGCACGCATCGCCGAGGCGGACGGCTTCTACGACGAGCTGGCGCCCAAGAGCGCGGGCGAGGACGAACGCCGCGTCATGCGGCAGGCGTTCGCCGGGATGCTGTGGAGCAAGCAGTACTACTGCTTCGACCTGGAGACGTGGCTGGCCGAGCACGGCCTCGCGCCGTGGAGCCTGCCGCGGGGCGACGACACCCGCAACCGCGAGTGGTTCCACATGGTCAGCGACGACATCATCTCCATGCCCGACAAGTGGGAGTACCCCTGGTTCGCCGCCTGGGACCTCGCCTTCCACGCCGTGGCCCTGTCGATGGTGGACACCGGCTTCGCGAAGGAGCAGCTGGAGCTGCTGACCCGGGACGCCTATCTGCATCCCAACGGACAGCTTCCCGCGTACGAATGGAACTTCGGCGACGTCAACCCGCCGGTGCACGCCTGGGCCGCGTACTTCGTCTACATGATGGAGGAGCGCATCAGCGGCCACGCCGACCGCGCGTTCCTGGAGCGGACCTTCCAGAAGCTCCTGACGAACTTCACCTGGTGGGTCAACCGCAAGGACCCCACGGGGCGCAACGTCTTCCAGGGCGGCTTCCTCGGCCTCGACAACATCGGCGTCTTCGACCGCAGCGCGCCCCTGCCCACCGGCGGCCAGCTCGAACAGGCCGACGGGACCGCCTGGATGGCCCTGTACTGCCAGGCCATGCTCCAGATCGCCCTGGAACTCGTCGAGCACAACCCGGCCTACGAGGACCTGGTCCTGAAGTTCGTCGAGCACTACCTGTGGATCTCCGCCGCCATGGACCGCGTCGGCGACCTCGACGACGGCATGTGGGACGAGGAGGACGGCTTCTACTACGACGTGCTGCGGCTGCCCGACGGGCAGGCGGTCCGCCTCAAGGTGCGCTCGATGGTCGGCCTCCTTCCGCTCTGCGCGTCGACCGTGTTCCGGCCCTCCCAGCTCGCGAAGGTGTCCGGTCTCCGCGAACGCCTTCACCGCTTCGCGACCCGCCACCCCTCGCTCTCCGCCACCCTCGCCTCCGCCCGCGCCGGTTCCACGGGCGGGCCACGGCTGCTGTCGGTGATGGACGAGAAGAAGCTCCTGCGCGTCCTCGAACGGATGCTGTCGGAGGACGAGTTCCTCGGCCCGTACGGCCTGCGCGCGCTCTCGCGCCACCACGCGGAGCACCCCTACACCTTCTGGGTCAACGGCGAGCAGCACCAGGTGAGTTACGTGCCCGCCGAGTCGGACTCCGGGATGTTCGGCGGCAACTCCAACTGGCGCGGGCCCGTGTGGTTCCCGGTCAACGCCCTCGTCGTACGGGCCCTGCTCAACCTGTACGGCTTCTACGGCGACGACCTCACCGTGGAGTGCCCCTCCGGCTCCGGGGTGCGCATGACCCTCTACGAAGTCGCCGAGGAGATATCGCGGCGGCTCGGCGCGACGTTCCTGCGCGGCCCCGACGGGCGCAGGCCCGTCTACGGCGGGCAGGAGACGTTCCAGAACGACCCGCACTGGCGCGACCTGATCTCGTTCCACGAGTACTTCCACGGGGACAACGGCGCGGGGATCGGCGCCGCCCACCAGACCGGCTGGACCGGCCTGGTGGCCCCCCTGATGATGATCTTCGGGAGCCTCGGCCCCCGGGACTTCCTGGCCGACCCCGGGGAGGGGACCTCATGA
- a CDS encoding DUF1269 domain-containing protein, producing the protein MSTIGPVQLLTVEFGPSAKFEGRVIEELIILESNGQIRVLDMLFVAKETDGRLTALDYQAEDMGDTVAALLGISRDSVRGSEELYPSVAEGNAFGLSRAEIKDTARELEPGSAAAFILFEHVWAKYLRAAIRNAGGVPVAEGFLTEEALLPIAAELVAAADQRGEPISPRDHETRFRRT; encoded by the coding sequence ATGAGCACCATCGGGCCCGTACAGCTGCTGACGGTCGAGTTCGGGCCCTCGGCCAAGTTCGAGGGCCGGGTCATCGAAGAACTGATCATCCTGGAGTCGAACGGGCAGATCCGCGTGCTCGACATGCTCTTCGTGGCGAAGGAGACCGACGGACGGCTGACCGCCCTCGACTACCAGGCCGAGGACATGGGCGACACCGTCGCCGCGCTGCTCGGCATCTCCCGCGACAGCGTGCGGGGGTCGGAAGAGCTGTATCCGTCCGTGGCCGAGGGGAACGCCTTCGGCCTCAGCCGCGCCGAGATCAAGGACACGGCCCGGGAGCTGGAGCCGGGCAGCGCCGCGGCGTTCATCCTCTTCGAGCACGTGTGGGCGAAGTATCTGCGGGCCGCCATCCGCAACGCCGGCGGCGTCCCCGTCGCCGAGGGGTTCCTCACCGAAGAGGCGCTCCTGCCCATCGCGGCCGAGCTCGTCGCCGCGGCGGACCAGCGGGGGGAGCCGATCTCCCCCCGGGACCACGAGACCAGGTTCAGGAGGACATGA
- a CDS encoding DUF1269 domain-containing protein, whose amino-acid sequence MADLVVLGFTDKDKAEAVLRLSKELSRQELLDLEDAALAWRTPDGKVHVRQSYSLTGAGAAGGALWGTLFGLLFLMPVFGAAVGAATGAVAGKLSDIGVNDAFVKEVANTLEPGRAAVFALVRRSTPDRVREALRPFNPTVLRTSLTKDREEELVEALQSK is encoded by the coding sequence ATGGCCGATCTAGTCGTGCTCGGTTTCACCGACAAGGACAAGGCCGAAGCGGTCCTGCGGCTCAGCAAGGAGCTGTCGCGCCAGGAGCTGCTCGACCTGGAGGACGCCGCACTCGCCTGGCGGACCCCGGACGGAAAGGTCCACGTCCGCCAGAGCTACAGCCTCACCGGGGCCGGAGCGGCGGGCGGCGCCCTGTGGGGGACGCTGTTCGGACTGCTCTTCCTGATGCCGGTGTTCGGTGCGGCGGTCGGCGCCGCCACCGGCGCGGTCGCCGGGAAGCTCTCCGACATCGGCGTGAACGACGCCTTCGTCAAGGAGGTCGCGAACACGCTGGAGCCCGGCAGGGCCGCGGTCTTCGCGCTCGTGCGCCGCTCCACCCCCGACCGGGTACGAGAAGCGCTACGCCCCTTCAACCCCACCGTCCTGCGTACCTCCCTCACCAAGGACCGGGAGGAGGAACTCGTCGAGGCGCTCCAGTCCAAGTGA